In Paracoccaceae bacterium Fryx2, a single genomic region encodes these proteins:
- a CDS encoding glutathione S-transferase family protein, with protein sequence MNRLYHFPLSPFCRKVRLTLAEKRIEVELIEERFWEPSPDFLRRNPAGKVPVLRMDTKVMSESQAICEYLEETVPEPRLMPRDPDGRFEVRRLCAWFDDKFQCEVTSKLLYERINKKIMGQGYPDSKNVKFGANRIKFHLDYLAWLLDQRRWLAGDVMSLADFTAAAHLSCLDYISDVDWNRHAVVKDWYAKIKSRPSFRPLLADQVPGFPPPAHYADLDF encoded by the coding sequence ATGAACCGACTGTATCATTTCCCGCTGTCGCCCTTCTGCCGCAAGGTGCGCCTGACGCTGGCCGAAAAGCGGATCGAGGTCGAGCTGATCGAGGAGCGTTTCTGGGAGCCGAGCCCCGATTTCCTGCGGCGCAACCCGGCGGGCAAGGTGCCGGTGCTGCGCATGGACACCAAGGTGATGAGCGAAAGCCAGGCGATCTGCGAGTATCTGGAAGAAACGGTGCCCGAGCCACGCCTGATGCCGCGCGACCCTGACGGGCGGTTCGAGGTGCGCAGGCTCTGCGCCTGGTTCGACGACAAGTTCCAGTGCGAGGTGACCTCGAAGCTGCTGTACGAGAGGATCAACAAGAAGATCATGGGGCAGGGCTACCCCGACAGCAAGAACGTCAAGTTCGGGGCGAACCGGATCAAGTTCCATCTGGATTATCTGGCCTGGCTCTTGGACCAGCGGCGTTGGCTGGCAGGCGACGTGATGTCGCTGGCCGATTTTACTGCGGCGGCGCATCTGTCGTGCCTCGACTACATTTCCGATGTCGACTGGAACCGGCACGCGGTGGTGAAGGACTGGTATGCCAAGATCAAGTCGCGCCCCTCATTCCGGCCGCTGCTGGCCGACCAGGTGCCGGGGTTCCCGCCGCCGGCCCATTATGCCGACCTGGATTTCTAG
- the mtgA gene encoding monofunctional biosynthetic peptidoglycan transglycosylase has product MVKETRKKPATRAAAKAVAEAAPPRPLSRRLLAWALRGAAAVTGLFAFLVILFWMVNPPTTIYMLQESARLGGVERDWVDMDEIAPVMARSAVAAEDANFCLHWGFDMAAIRAAVEAGGSRGASTISQQVVKNVFLWHGRSWLRKAAEALITPAMETLWSKRRILEVYLNVAEFGEGVFGVEAAAQHHFGVRAADLTPVQAARLAAVLPDPKGRNAGKPSAFVRSRAAAALEGAKTIRADGRAGCFED; this is encoded by the coding sequence ATGGTGAAAGAAACCCGCAAGAAACCGGCGACAAGGGCGGCGGCCAAGGCGGTGGCCGAGGCCGCGCCGCCACGCCCGCTGTCGCGGCGCCTGTTGGCATGGGCCCTGCGCGGGGCAGCGGCGGTGACCGGGCTCTTTGCCTTTCTGGTGATCTTGTTCTGGATGGTGAACCCGCCGACCACGATCTACATGCTGCAGGAAAGCGCCCGGCTGGGCGGGGTGGAGCGGGACTGGGTGGACATGGACGAGATCGCGCCGGTGATGGCGCGGTCGGCCGTGGCGGCGGAGGATGCGAACTTCTGCCTGCACTGGGGCTTCGACATGGCCGCGATCCGCGCGGCGGTAGAGGCGGGCGGCAGCCGTGGCGCCTCGACCATCAGCCAGCAGGTGGTGAAGAACGTGTTCCTCTGGCACGGGCGGTCGTGGCTGCGCAAGGCGGCCGAGGCGCTGATCACCCCGGCCATGGAAACGCTGTGGTCCAAGCGCCGGATCCTGGAGGTCTATCTGAACGTGGCTGAATTCGGCGAGGGCGTGTTCGGTGTCGAGGCGGCGGCGCAGCACCATTTCGGGGTGCGTGCCGCCGATCTGACCCCGGTGCAGGCGGCGCGGCTGGCCGCGGTGCTGCCCGACCCCAAGGGCCGCAACGCGGGAAAACCCAGCGCCTTTGTGCGCAGCCGGGCGGCGGCGGCGCTGGAAGGGGCCAAGACCATCCGCGCCGACGGCCGCGCCGGCTGCTTCGAGGACTGA
- a CDS encoding DUF1294 domain-containing protein, with the protein MDGETVAGQPWLLIGALAGFLVVANLLCALAFWLDKRRAVAGEWRIPEATLLGMALAGGWVGAKWAQHRFRHKTRKQPFRTQLNTIGAVHLVAAALLFAPMGDLGLPEVARVQKRLSGLVWSAQDALADMAQGLTVAAPQTAAKAELPRRFGPGSDGWAAADRR; encoded by the coding sequence GTGGATGGTGAGACGGTGGCGGGGCAGCCGTGGCTGCTGATCGGGGCGCTGGCGGGGTTTCTGGTGGTGGCGAACCTGCTATGTGCGCTGGCCTTCTGGCTGGACAAGCGGCGGGCGGTGGCGGGGGAGTGGCGGATACCTGAGGCGACCCTGCTGGGGATGGCGCTGGCGGGCGGCTGGGTCGGGGCGAAATGGGCGCAACACCGGTTTCGCCACAAGACGCGGAAACAGCCCTTTCGGACGCAGTTGAACACCATTGGCGCGGTGCATCTGGTAGCGGCGGCTCTGCTGTTCGCGCCTATGGGGGATCTGGGTCTGCCGGAAGTTGCACGGGTGCAGAAAAGGCTGTCGGGGCTGGTTTGGTCGGCGCAAGATGCGCTGGCCGACATGGCGCAAGGTCTGACCGTCGCGGCCCCGCAGACTGCCGCAAAGGCGGAACTGCCGCGCCGGTTCGGGCCGGGCAGCGACGGCTGGGCGGCGGCAGACCGCCGGTGA
- the dxs gene encoding 1-deoxy-D-xylulose-5-phosphate synthase, with translation MTNRPKTPTLDRVTLPCDLKGLTDRELRVLADELRAETISAVSVTGGHLGAGLGVVELTVALHAAFDAPRDKIIWDVGHQCYPHKILTGRRDRIRTLRAKDGLAGFTKRSESPYDPFGAGHSSTSISAALGFAAARDLGADGGDAVAVIGDGSMSAGMAFEAMNNAGHLKKRLFVILNDNEMSIAPPVGALSSYLSRLYAGAPFQDLRAAAKGAVSFLPEPFQEGARRAKELLKGMTVGGTLFEELGFSYVGPVDGHDLDQLLPLLRTVKARATGPMLIHVITKKGKGYAPAESARDKGHATSKFDVLTGVQAKAASNAPSYTKVFAQALIAEAAQDEKIVAVTAAMPDGTGLNLFAERFPRRCFDVGIAEQHAVTFSAGMAAGGLKPFCALYSTFLQRGYDQIVHDVAIQRLPVRFAIDRAGLVGADGATHAGAFDVAFLANLPGFVVMAAADEAELVHMVATAVAHDEGPIAFRFPRGEGVGVEMPARGVPLEIGKGRVMREGSRVALLSFGTRLSEVLVAAEALAARGIAPTVADARFAKPLDRDLILRLAREHECLITIEEGSVGGFGSHVAQLLAEEGVFDTGLKYRSMVLPDIFIDQASPEAMYAVAGMNAPQIEAKVLQTLGVAVVGMRA, from the coding sequence ATGACCAACCGACCCAAGACCCCGACGCTCGACCGCGTAACCCTGCCCTGCGACCTCAAGGGGCTGACCGACCGCGAGTTGCGGGTGCTGGCCGATGAATTGCGCGCCGAGACGATTTCGGCCGTTTCGGTCACCGGCGGGCATCTGGGTGCCGGGCTGGGCGTGGTCGAATTGACCGTGGCGCTGCACGCGGCCTTCGATGCGCCGCGCGACAAGATCATCTGGGATGTCGGTCACCAGTGCTATCCGCACAAGATCCTGACCGGGCGGCGCGACCGCATCCGCACGCTGCGCGCCAAGGACGGGCTGGCCGGTTTCACCAAACGCTCGGAAAGCCCCTATGACCCGTTCGGGGCGGGGCATTCGTCAACCTCGATCAGCGCGGCGCTGGGCTTTGCGGCGGCGCGCGATCTTGGCGCCGATGGCGGCGACGCGGTTGCGGTGATCGGTGACGGTTCGATGTCGGCGGGCATGGCGTTCGAGGCGATGAACAACGCGGGCCACCTGAAGAAGCGCCTGTTCGTGATTCTGAACGACAACGAGATGAGCATCGCGCCGCCGGTCGGGGCGCTGTCCTCCTACCTCTCGCGGCTTTATGCCGGCGCGCCGTTCCAGGATCTGCGGGCGGCGGCGAAGGGGGCCGTCAGCTTCCTGCCCGAACCGTTCCAGGAAGGCGCGCGGCGGGCGAAGGAGCTGCTGAAGGGCATGACCGTCGGCGGCACGCTGTTCGAGGAGCTGGGCTTTTCCTATGTCGGGCCGGTGGATGGGCACGATCTGGACCAGTTGCTGCCGCTGCTGCGCACGGTGAAGGCGCGGGCGACCGGGCCGATGCTGATCCACGTCATCACCAAGAAGGGCAAGGGCTATGCCCCGGCCGAATCCGCGCGCGACAAGGGTCATGCCACCTCGAAGTTCGACGTGCTGACCGGGGTGCAGGCCAAGGCGGCATCGAACGCGCCAAGCTATACCAAGGTATTCGCGCAGGCGCTGATCGCCGAGGCGGCGCAGGACGAGAAGATCGTGGCGGTGACGGCTGCGATGCCGGATGGCACGGGGCTGAACCTGTTCGCGGAACGGTTCCCGCGCCGCTGTTTCGATGTGGGCATTGCCGAACAACATGCCGTGACCTTTTCGGCGGGCATGGCGGCGGGCGGGCTGAAGCCGTTCTGCGCGCTCTACTCGACCTTTCTGCAACGCGGTTATGACCAGATCGTGCATGACGTGGCAATCCAGCGCCTGCCGGTGCGCTTTGCCATCGACCGGGCCGGGCTGGTGGGGGCGGATGGTGCGACCCATGCCGGGGCGTTCGACGTGGCATTCCTGGCCAACCTGCCGGGATTCGTGGTGATGGCGGCGGCGGACGAGGCCGAGCTGGTCCACATGGTCGCCACCGCCGTGGCGCATGACGAAGGCCCGATTGCCTTCCGCTTTCCGCGCGGCGAGGGTGTCGGGGTGGAAATGCCCGCCCGCGGCGTGCCGCTGGAAATCGGCAAGGGCCGGGTGATGCGCGAAGGCAGCCGGGTGGCGCTGCTGTCGTTCGGCACGCGGCTGTCGGAGGTGCTGGTGGCGGCCGAGGCGCTGGCGGCGCGCGGCATTGCCCCCACGGTGGCCGATGCCCGCTTTGCCAAGCCGCTTGACCGCGACCTGATCCTGCGGCTGGCGCGGGAGCATGAATGCCTGATCACCATCGAGGAAGGTTCGGTCGGCGGCTTCGGCAGCCATGTCGCGCAACTGCTGGCCGAGGAGGGCGTGTTCGACACAGGGCTGAAATACCGCTCGATGGTGCTGCCCGACATCTTCATCGACCAGGCCAGCCCCGAGGCGATGTATGCCGTGGCCGGGATGAACGCGCCGCAGATCGAGGCGAAGGTGCTTCAGACACTAGGCGTGGCGGTGGTGGGGATGCGGGCCTGA
- a CDS encoding response regulator produces MTEPQAHLLVVDDDERIRGLLQKFLMRNGFLVTIARDAAQARRLLSGLEFDLIVLDVMMPGEDGISLTQALRARITTPILLLTARGEASNRIEGFEAGADDYLVKPFEPKELLLRINAILRRVPQVRADAGPKVLHLGAVRYDLDRGELWRGAEPVRLTATEAQLMRIFAAQPGEPVSRERLVGDLGRDEGLGPDRAQERAVDVQITRLRRKIEADPRQPRYLQTVRGSGYMLAPD; encoded by the coding sequence ATGACCGAGCCGCAGGCGCACCTTCTGGTGGTGGATGATGACGAACGCATCCGGGGGCTGTTGCAGAAGTTCCTGATGCGCAACGGCTTTCTGGTGACGATCGCGCGAGATGCGGCGCAGGCACGGCGGCTGCTGTCCGGGCTGGAGTTCGACCTGATCGTGCTGGACGTGATGATGCCGGGCGAGGACGGCATCTCGCTGACCCAGGCGCTGAGGGCGCGGATCACCACGCCGATCCTGCTGCTGACCGCGCGGGGCGAGGCCAGCAACCGGATCGAAGGCTTCGAGGCCGGGGCGGACGACTATCTGGTGAAGCCGTTCGAGCCGAAGGAACTGCTGCTGCGGATCAACGCGATTCTGCGCCGGGTGCCGCAGGTGCGCGCCGATGCCGGGCCGAAGGTGCTGCATCTTGGGGCGGTGCGCTATGATCTGGACCGGGGCGAGCTGTGGCGCGGGGCGGAACCGGTGCGGCTGACCGCGACCGAGGCGCAACTGATGCGGATCTTTGCCGCGCAGCCCGGCGAGCCGGTCAGCCGCGAGCGGCTGGTGGGTGATCTGGGGCGCGACGAGGGGCTGGGCCCGGACCGGGCGCAGGAGCGGGCGGTGGATGTGCAGATCACCCGGTTGCGCCGCAAGATCGAGGCCGACCCGCGCCAGCCGCGCTATCTGCAGACGGTGCGGGGGTCGGGCTACATGCTGGCGCCCGACTGA
- a CDS encoding branched-chain amino acid aminotransferase, with protein sequence MAGYDDRDGFIWMDGKLVDWRAANVHILTHAMHYASSVFEGERCYNGKIFKSVEHSERLRKSAELLDMELPWSVAEIEAAKEATLKANGLTDAYVRPVAWRGSGEDMGVAAKRNPIRMAIAVWTWGAYYGDAKFKGAKLDISKWKRPSPDTIPHAAKAAGLYMICTMSKHAAEAKGCSDAMMFDYRGFVAEATGANIFFVKDGEVHTPVPDAILNGITRQTVIGMLRAKGITVIERRIEAADLEGYEQCFLTGTAAEVTPVGEIGPYNFEVGALTHEIATDYEKLVRS encoded by the coding sequence ATGGCAGGCTACGACGACCGCGACGGCTTTATCTGGATGGATGGCAAACTGGTGGACTGGCGCGCCGCCAACGTCCACATCCTGACCCATGCGATGCACTACGCGTCAAGCGTCTTCGAGGGCGAGCGCTGCTACAACGGCAAGATCTTCAAGTCGGTCGAGCATTCCGAACGGCTGCGCAAATCGGCCGAACTGCTCGACATGGAGCTGCCCTGGTCGGTCGCCGAGATCGAGGCCGCCAAGGAGGCGACCCTCAAGGCCAACGGCCTGACCGATGCCTATGTGCGGCCCGTCGCCTGGCGCGGTTCGGGCGAGGACATGGGGGTAGCCGCCAAGCGCAACCCGATCCGCATGGCCATCGCGGTCTGGACCTGGGGCGCCTATTACGGCGACGCCAAGTTCAAGGGCGCCAAGCTCGACATCTCGAAATGGAAGCGCCCGTCGCCCGACACCATACCGCACGCCGCCAAGGCCGCCGGTCTCTACATGATCTGCACCATGTCGAAACACGCGGCCGAGGCGAAGGGCTGCTCCGATGCGATGATGTTCGACTATCGCGGCTTTGTTGCCGAGGCGACCGGCGCCAACATCTTCTTCGTCAAGGACGGCGAGGTTCACACCCCGGTTCCCGACGCGATCCTGAACGGCATCACCCGCCAGACCGTCATCGGCATGTTGCGCGCCAAGGGCATCACCGTGATCGAACGCCGCATCGAGGCCGCCGATCTGGAAGGCTACGAACAATGCTTCCTCACCGGCACCGCCGCCGAGGTCACCCCGGTCGGCGAGATCGGCCCCTACAACTTCGAGGTGGGGGCCCTGACGCACGAGATCGCGACCGACTACGAAAAGCTGGTGCGGTCCTGA
- the queG gene encoding tRNA epoxyqueuosine(34) reductase QueG, with product MQATDLKARLITRALEEGFSGVGVCAPDAVPEAAGRLRAFLAAGREGQMGWMAEREAWRGSAAALWPEARSVVMLAEVYTPEGDPLAVLQARDRAAVSVYAQGRDYHDLVKRRLKRLGRWLVDASGAGIKVFVDTAPVMEKPLAQAAGLGWQGKHTNLLSRELGSWFFLGAIFTTAALPPDAPEVSHCGSCTACLDICPTAAFPAPWQLDARRCISYLTIEHRGPVDEDLRGLMGNRIYGCDDCLAVCPWNKFAVAAREIGYQPRVGAPLLAELAALDDAAFRARFSGSPIKRIGRDRFVRNVLYAIGNSGDAGLRGAAAALVEDGDAAVADAARWALRRLA from the coding sequence GTGCAGGCGACTGACCTGAAGGCTCGGCTGATCACCCGGGCGCTGGAGGAAGGGTTTTCCGGCGTCGGGGTCTGTGCGCCGGATGCGGTGCCGGAAGCTGCGGGGCGGTTGCGGGCGTTTCTGGCGGCGGGGCGGGAAGGGCAGATGGGCTGGATGGCCGAGCGCGAGGCCTGGCGCGGGTCGGCCGCGGCGCTGTGGCCCGAGGCGCGCTCGGTCGTGATGCTGGCCGAGGTCTATACGCCGGAGGGCGACCCGCTGGCGGTGTTGCAGGCGCGGGACCGGGCGGCGGTGAGCGTCTATGCCCAGGGGAGGGATTATCACGATCTGGTCAAGCGGCGGCTGAAGCGGCTGGGGCGGTGGCTGGTGGACGCGTCGGGGGCCGGGATCAAGGTGTTCGTCGACACCGCGCCGGTGATGGAAAAGCCGCTGGCGCAGGCCGCAGGGTTGGGCTGGCAGGGCAAGCATACGAACCTTTTGAGCCGGGAGCTGGGAAGCTGGTTCTTTCTGGGTGCGATCTTCACCACGGCCGCGCTGCCGCCCGATGCGCCGGAGGTTTCGCATTGCGGCAGTTGCACCGCCTGCCTCGACATCTGCCCGACCGCGGCGTTTCCGGCGCCCTGGCAGCTGGATGCGCGGCGCTGCATTTCCTATCTGACGATCGAGCACCGCGGGCCGGTGGACGAGGATCTGCGTGGCCTGATGGGCAACCGGATCTATGGCTGCGACGATTGCCTGGCGGTGTGCCCGTGGAACAAGTTCGCGGTCGCTGCGCGCGAGATCGGCTATCAGCCGCGCGTCGGGGCGCCGCTGCTGGCGGAGCTTGCGGCGCTGGACGATGCCGCGTTCCGGGCGCGGTTTTCGGGCAGCCCGATCAAGCGGATCGGGCGCGACCGCTTCGTGCGCAACGTGCTTTATGCCATAGGCAACTCGGGGGATGCCGGATTGCGCGGGGCGGCGGCCGCGCTGGTGGAGGACGGCGACGCGGCGGTGGCGGATGCGGCGCGCTGGGCCCTGCGGCGGCTGGCCTGA
- a CDS encoding MarR family transcriptional regulator translates to MAEGGAGPGGGESLLFLTDEQVRKGIEAMFFAYRGFTADPDRILGGMDYGRAHHRAIHFIHRSPGTTVNNLLSILGVTKQSLNRVLRTLIEDGLVESRVGRQDKRERHLLLTEKGAALERALSDAQRARMRAAYRAAGPAAVQGFRQVLEAMMDPDLRRQYQTLKESGA, encoded by the coding sequence ATGGCAGAAGGCGGGGCCGGACCGGGCGGGGGCGAAAGCCTGCTGTTCCTGACCGACGAACAGGTGCGCAAGGGGATCGAGGCGATGTTCTTTGCCTATCGCGGCTTTACCGCCGACCCGGACCGGATTCTGGGCGGGATGGATTACGGCCGGGCGCATCACCGGGCGATCCACTTCATCCACCGCAGCCCGGGCACCACGGTGAACAACCTGCTGTCGATTCTGGGCGTGACCAAGCAGAGCCTGAACCGGGTGCTGCGGACGCTGATCGAGGACGGGCTGGTGGAAAGCCGGGTCGGGCGGCAAGACAAGCGCGAGCGGCATCTGCTGCTGACGGAAAAGGGCGCTGCGCTGGAACGGGCGCTGTCGGATGCACAGCGGGCGCGGATGAGGGCGGCCTATCGTGCGGCGGGGCCCGCGGCGGTGCAGGGCTTTCGCCAGGTGCTGGAGGCGATGATGGACCCCGATCTGCGCCGCCAATACCAGACGCTGAAGGAGAGCGGGGCATGA
- a CDS encoding histone deacetylase family protein, whose product MTTALFSHVGFDGHVTPPGHPERVARLAAVAEGLAGLDLLRLEAPVGAEADVLRCHPARYLNNVRTALPQEGWAQLDGDTYMAPGSLEAALRGVGGACAAVDLVLGGGAANAFVVCRPPGHHAERETAMGFCLFGNVAIAAKRALDVHGLERVAVVDFDVHHGNGTQDLLWDEARVLFFSSHQMPLYPGTGYPSERGAHGQVVNLPLRGGSGGAEMRAIYEAEVFPRLDAFAPELILISAGFDAHADDPLAGLMWAAADFGWLTGRLCDVAAAHCGGRVVSTLEGGYDLAALAASVAAHVGVLKERGA is encoded by the coding sequence GTGACCACCGCGCTTTTCAGCCACGTCGGCTTTGACGGCCATGTGACGCCGCCGGGCCACCCCGAACGGGTGGCCCGGCTGGCGGCGGTGGCAGAGGGGCTGGCGGGGCTGGACCTGCTGCGGCTGGAGGCGCCGGTTGGGGCCGAGGCCGACGTGCTGCGCTGCCACCCGGCGCGCTACCTGAACAACGTCCGCACCGCCTTGCCGCAGGAGGGCTGGGCGCAACTGGATGGCGACACCTACATGGCGCCGGGGTCGCTGGAGGCGGCGCTGCGCGGGGTGGGCGGCGCGTGTGCGGCGGTCGATCTGGTGCTGGGCGGCGGGGCGGCAAATGCCTTCGTCGTCTGCCGCCCGCCGGGGCACCACGCTGAACGCGAAACCGCGATGGGGTTCTGCCTGTTCGGCAACGTGGCGATTGCTGCCAAGCGGGCGCTGGACGTGCATGGCCTGGAGCGGGTGGCCGTCGTCGATTTCGACGTGCATCACGGCAACGGAACGCAGGATCTGCTGTGGGACGAGGCGCGGGTGCTGTTCTTCTCCAGCCACCAGATGCCCTTGTATCCCGGCACCGGGTATCCGTCGGAACGCGGTGCGCACGGGCAGGTGGTCAACCTGCCGCTGCGGGGCGGCAGCGGGGGTGCGGAAATGCGGGCGATTTACGAGGCGGAGGTGTTCCCGCGGCTGGACGCATTCGCGCCGGAACTTATCTTGATCTCGGCGGGGTTCGATGCCCATGCCGACGACCCGCTGGCGGGGCTGATGTGGGCTGCGGCCGATTTCGGCTGGCTGACGGGGCGGCTGTGCGACGTGGCTGCGGCGCATTGTGGCGGGCGGGTGGTCTCGACACTTGAAGGCGGATATGATCTAGCTGCGCTGGCCGCGAGTGTGGCGGCGCATGTCGGCGTGTTGAAGGAGCGGGGCGCATGA
- a CDS encoding exodeoxyribonuclease VII small subunit, with translation MSSEKPVAGMSFEEAMAALELVVSQLERGEVPLDQSIALYERGAALKAHCAAMLKVAEDKVEMIRAREGQAIGTAPAEGL, from the coding sequence ATGAGCAGTGAAAAGCCGGTTGCCGGAATGAGCTTTGAAGAGGCGATGGCGGCGCTGGAACTGGTGGTATCGCAACTGGAACGCGGCGAGGTGCCGCTGGACCAGTCTATCGCGCTTTATGAACGCGGGGCGGCGCTGAAGGCGCATTGCGCGGCCATGCTCAAGGTGGCCGAAGACAAGGTCGAAATGATCCGTGCCCGCGAAGGGCAGGCCATCGGCACCGCACCGGCGGAGGGGCTGTGA
- a CDS encoding exopolysaccharide biosynthesis protein, translated as MIADPPTPSQPVSPKAGRRRPTGPRLSEILQALANDTSRSHVTLGDLLHVMQERAFGALLLVFAFPNILPSPPGLAGVLGVPLMFLSAQMMLGRMPWLPQVISRRSFTREWFATIVGRGVPWLDRAEKMLTRRLEFMFSPAAERAIGALCLFLAVLLSLPIPLGNMLPSIALCIVGLGMLQRDGLWIFGGIAAAVVATVTVGGIAYALFLSAVFVLFGAF; from the coding sequence ATGATCGCTGACCCCCCTACCCCGTCGCAACCAGTGTCGCCCAAGGCCGGGCGTCGGCGCCCGACCGGCCCGCGCCTGTCGGAAATCCTGCAGGCGCTGGCCAACGACACGTCGCGAAGCCACGTCACGCTGGGCGATCTGTTGCATGTCATGCAGGAACGGGCGTTCGGCGCGCTGCTGCTGGTGTTCGCCTTTCCCAACATCCTGCCTTCGCCGCCCGGTCTGGCGGGGGTGCTGGGCGTGCCGCTGATGTTCCTGTCGGCGCAGATGATGCTGGGCCGGATGCCGTGGCTGCCACAGGTGATTTCGCGGCGGTCCTTCACGCGGGAATGGTTCGCCACCATCGTGGGCCGCGGCGTGCCCTGGCTCGACCGCGCCGAAAAGATGCTCACCCGGCGGCTGGAGTTCATGTTCAGCCCGGCGGCGGAACGGGCGATCGGCGCGCTGTGCCTGTTTCTGGCGGTGCTGCTTTCGCTGCCGATCCCCCTTGGCAACATGCTGCCGTCGATCGCGCTTTGCATCGTCGGCCTTGGCATGTTGCAGCGCGACGGGCTGTGGATCTTTGGCGGCATCGCCGCCGCCGTCGTGGCGACGGTGACGGTTGGCGGCATTGCCTATGCGCTGTTCCTGTCGGCGGTGTTCGTGCTGTTCGGCGCGTTCTGA
- a CDS encoding polyprenyl synthetase family protein yields the protein MSFQAVLKADSARVHERLNETLARFGTEPVIAAMRYALQGGKGLRGFLVLESARLHKLDSGRAISAAAAVEALHAYSLVHDDLPCMDDDDLRRGLPTVHVKWDEATAVLAGDALQTLAFELLCDHDIGSAEVRVSLVASLAKASGAEGMVLGQALDIAAETATAPLTLAEITALQAGKTGALIGWSAQAGALIAQADPEPLRRYAQALGLAFQIADDLLDATGDAGKTGKRVGKDADAGKATFVSLLGLEGARARARDLVAEAEAALLPYGAGAGTLIDAARFVIARDN from the coding sequence GTGAGTTTTCAGGCGGTCTTGAAGGCGGATTCGGCGCGGGTTCACGAACGGTTGAACGAGACGCTGGCGCGGTTCGGCACCGAGCCGGTGATTGCGGCGATGCGCTATGCGTTGCAGGGCGGCAAGGGGCTGCGCGGCTTTCTGGTGCTGGAATCGGCGCGGCTGCACAAGCTGGACTCGGGGCGGGCGATCAGTGCTGCGGCGGCGGTCGAGGCGCTGCACGCCTATTCGCTGGTGCATGACGACCTGCCCTGCATGGACGACGACGACCTGCGGCGCGGCCTGCCGACCGTGCATGTGAAATGGGACGAGGCGACGGCGGTGCTGGCGGGAGACGCGCTGCAGACGCTGGCCTTCGAACTGCTGTGCGACCACGACATCGGCTCGGCCGAGGTGCGGGTGTCGCTGGTCGCATCGCTTGCGAAAGCCTCGGGCGCCGAGGGCATGGTTCTGGGGCAGGCGCTGGACATTGCTGCCGAGACCGCAACGGCGCCGCTGACGCTGGCCGAGATTACCGCGTTGCAGGCGGGCAAGACCGGCGCGCTGATCGGTTGGTCTGCGCAGGCGGGGGCGCTGATCGCGCAGGCCGACCCCGAACCGCTTCGCCGCTATGCGCAGGCGTTGGGGCTGGCGTTCCAGATCGCCGACGACCTGCTGGACGCGACCGGGGACGCGGGCAAGACCGGCAAGCGGGTCGGCAAGGATGCCGATGCGGGCAAGGCCACCTTCGTTTCGTTGCTGGGGCTGGAGGGTGCGCGCGCCCGCGCCCGTGATCTGGTCGCCGAGGCCGAAGCCGCCCTGCTGCCCTATGGCGCAGGGGCCGGCACCTTGATTGACGCGGCGCGCTTCGTTATCGCGAGGGACAACTGA